The Haliotis asinina isolate JCU_RB_2024 chromosome 2, JCU_Hal_asi_v2, whole genome shotgun sequence genomic interval TGATATTGTCTGGGGCTCTTGGTGGTTGGATGGAGGGTGCTCCTGATGGTCTGGTTGACAAAGGAGGGCGGGTATCCGTTGTAGGTTGTGAAGGCATGTCTGAGGTGGTCCAGCTCAATCTCGAGTAGTTCAGGTCTTGAGGAGATGTTTTGGGCACGACAGGTCAGGGTTGCGATAACGCCTCTCTTGACTTGGATGGGATGGCAGGAGGAGAAGTGGATGTATTGGTCGGTGTGggtcggcttgcggtatacgCTTGAGGTGAGGGTGTTGTTTTCTCCCTGGACCAGTATATCTAGGAAGGGGAGTTTGTTGTCtgtctctgtttccatggtgaactGCATCCGGGGATGTTGGGCATTGGATGTTGGCAAAGGATGTTAGGGTCGTCAGATGGGGAAAGGATGACAAAGGTGTCGTCAGCTTTTCGGTACCAGCAGGTTGGTTGGATGGGGGATGTAAGGAGGGTTGTCTCTTCCAGGTGGGTCATGTAGATTTAAGTGATGAGTGGTGATAGgggtgtacccatgtggaggcAATGGGTCTGTTGGTAGATCTTGTCTTGCCAGGTGAAACATGTAGAGCTGATGCAGGCGTTGATGAGGTCGATGATACTGTCTGGGGAAAGATGGGTGTCAAGGGTGATGATTAGTTGGCCGGGTTCCTGGAGGGTGCTGACCTTCTTGCAGAATTCGCTGGAGTCTGCGATGAAAGATTTGGCAGTTTCCTAGTGGGGCGAGTAGGCGGGACAGGTGCTAAATCCTGCCTGGGATTCAGGAATTTTATTTCGTATATTCGCCCAGTTTGATAGTCTATTGTTCAAAATCAAAGTAAACACTTTCCACAAGCTACTCATTAATGATATACCCCGATAATTATCGGATCGTTTCTGTCCCACTTTTTGAAGCGGAATCATTACagagcttgatcaagtgcagggatacttttgattttcaaacattttattgGCACATTTCGTAAGGAACGACGTAACTTCAAATCTGTGATACTTTAGCATTTCTATTATGATATCGTCAGGTCCAGCAGCTTTCCAATTTTAAGAATGATGATTGATCgcttttaatatttcctgttcaGCAACAGGACTGTCCAGTACAAGTTGATCTACTTCTGTATAACAATCATTGTTGTAATCTTAAGTATCAGTTACCTCGTCGAATGTCGAGTCAAATATATCACCGCTTGAATATAC includes:
- the LOC137272132 gene encoding uncharacterized protein, with the translated sequence METETDNKLPFLDILVQGENNTLTSSVYRKPTHTDQYIHFSSCHPIQVKRGVIATLTCRAQNISSRPELLEIELDHLRHAFTTYNGYPPSFVNQTIRSTLHPTTKSPRQYQLPSPSASRTLDQLATTSADS